tttattttaaaaataaaggtgtaatttcacaagaaaaagtcatacttttatGGGGATGAAGTTGCAATTTACaactaaaaagtcataattgtatgagaatgacataatattacaagaaaagtctgaattttatgggaattaagttgtaatattacaagacaaaagtcataatataaaataaatttaaaataaattttaatttgacaaaaaaaagtcacaattatatgggaataaagttgtaatattacaagaaaaaagtgatcattttatgacaataaagatgcaatattacaatgaaaaagtcatagttttaTGCGAATGAAGTTGCAATATTGCAAGTAAACCAGgcataattttatgggaatagaTTTGCAATTTATAGGTAAATTGTATAATTGgatgagaatgaagttgtaatattacaagaaaaacatgatAATTCTATGAGATTCAAGTTCTGCATTCCCAAaaggaaaaagtcagaattttatgagaacaaagttgtaatattacaagaaaataatagtccgaattttatgagaatgattttgtaatattacaagtggaaaaaaatcaggttttttttagaattaagttgtaatattacaagaaaaaagtaataattttatttaaaaaaatgaattgtaattttgcaagaaaaagtcataattttatgagaatgaagttgcaatttATGAGCAATTTATGAGCAATTTATTCTcgttgtatgagaataaagttgtaatattaaaagaaaaaaaggcagatttttttttagaatgaacTTGAACtattacaagaaacaaatcatagttttatgggaataaagtaaaatgaaataattgtatGAAAATATAGTTGTAATTGACGAGTAAAAAgacatcattttatgagaataaagttgcaatgttccaacaaaacaagacataattttatgagaataatgttgtaatattacaagaaaaaagtcacaattttttgAGAATTGAGTTgtaataatacaagaaaaaagtcataattctttGAGAattaagttggaatattacaagaaaaaaagtcaaatgagaataaagttgtcatattacaagaaaaaaagcgactgtaaattatttccaagtacttttgcagtattttcatTTATGTTTTAACATATTATTTCATTAGAATAGTTCTAATATTAATATCGTTGTAAAACTTTGGAATAATGTGTATATGTAAAAGAAAGTGGATTGTATCTGTTACCATGTGTTTTTGTTGCCAGAGCAAAAGAACTAGTCACTGTTTTGCTGACAGGAAGCTCCTCCGTCTAATAGTCTGAGACATGAAACTGATTTTAATGAAAACACAGAGGATTTATGCCGCAAAAAGTCCAAACTGGCAAACTGACTTTCCTTGGTTGACGTCTTTGTTTAGTCCGCACCCTCTTTAGTCCGTTTGTCCTGCACCTCCATGCAAACCACAAATCGCTATCTCATCCCCTCACACGTTCCCTTGGCTCCAGTAGCCTAACCACAGAGTGACACCCCCTCCTCTCGCTTCTCAACCATCTTTGGCGCTCCATTCTGATTTGAGTGCCTTTTTCTCAGGCCCGACCGCAAGCAGCCCCCCTCAGGAGCGGCCTGCTTGATCCCATCTAGTGCAGCCAGCACATAGGAGCAGACTGTGAACATTGTGGGCCTGATTTACCGGACTCTGCTGGCCACAAGACACTTCTCCTTTCACACAGAGCTTGTTTTCCCAGCTTGCTCTCCCTTTACTGTCATTTAAGTTTGTTATTGCTGATGCAATTCAAAGATTTAACTTGATGACTCTTGGGTTATAAAACACGCTGAAACTAAGGTCAGCTCCTTGAAAGTGTGAACAACGGAAGAAACACTCAACACCAAACTGAATGCGTGGATTTATGCTTTAAACAGTCCACAAATCAGCCCCCCCTACATCTATCACAAGATCAGCAGCTCCCCTTGTTTGCAGGCAGCCCGTTTCTGGTTGTAAATTTCACCAAGGACCTCATCCACGGAACGTTGGAGGATGGATGTGAAGAAAGCTGCTCACTACTTCCTGCtcattgtgtgtctgtgtgcatgtcTTCAGGGCAAGAGGCTGTTTGGAAGGTCAGAGTTCAACAAGCACAATTAAGTCTGCTTATGTTTTCATTATTAGACATTTAAGAATGATCGAACCTAATTATTCATTTCTGGTCATCTTTCGGTAGATGCTGCCTGTTGCCGACGCGCAACTCTCTGGTTTTGCTGCCTTCGCCATCTTCGGTCATCCTGTAAGTCACTCTATCTTTATATTATACTCACATTGTACACATTGTGGGCCACACCATTTTTGATTCCGGGATGGGCAAACACTGAAAAATTCCTCATACAAAAGTGGgggaaaacatatttttgttagTATGTCCATATGTTAGCTTTTATCATGATttgcacatgtagatatgctaagaagttatactgtatatatatatactgtatatatactgtataaaagaaAGGTAattctaaatgaatgaaatatccttattaaatattttgggtctttacatagtttaatgtgctgacaacaaattcacacaaaaattatcaactgaaatcaaatATATTAACCCACgcaggtctggatttggagtcccactcaaaattaaagtggaagaagacaccaccttcatttgaaattgattgtcaatctgtgttgcttccaaagtggacagtttgaaaaACGGCGCAGcagttttgactgagtgtgaattgagtgttccctttTTTTGAGCAGCgtgcatgtttatgtttcaaaaaaactgcatctcatctttgtgatgCAGGtgaaaaaaagcctattattattacGAACTTCCGTCTTTGCtctccccccccgccccccggcCCCttagttgctgttgtttttcaactatttcaattttcttcttgtccaTAATTTTAGAACTTTAGTCACAAAACATTTCgaccttattcccatcatattgtaagttttcccccaacctagttttccaaaaatgacaactttgttttgtttgtttctcataatattatgacttttaaaaaaataacgtcttttttctttaatatttcaacttcatgcgaCTAAAttatcctcgtaatattaccacgttattctcgtaaaatcccgactttttctcattagattacaactttttttcccttaaatattttgctttatttcttGTGAAATAACTGCCgattttccatgtttgctgttttgtttttttgtctttttagaaTGTATACCTCGGGCCACAAACACGTTCCACCTCCTCCACAGAGTTTCATGTAGTTTTTGCAGGACACTCAACCAACAAAAGAAAGACTTTTTACGCTTTTACCTTTCCGTTTCCACACTTAGCGGGTGTAATAAAGGATCCAAACATGACCATTTagactgaacacacacacattagagtACAGTGTGGCCTTCGTATAACTGGACAGTTGCTTTCTCTTCATTGTGAAATCAGAATTCTGCAGAAACAAAGCTTGAATGTTCGTAAAAAACCTGCCCGCAAGAGTGACTTTGACTTTTCTTATCGCTGAGATGCTGAGAACATCAGCGAGTGACACTGAGCTATTTTATCTCGCTGCGACAGCAAAGCAGAAGATTCtggttctgctttttttttgtcatctcaCCGTTCATCATCAAAAGAtttttgtacagtacagaaatgatattaaaatgcctcattatgattttttttgttcttttctttaGAACCCCAAtttctattgttattattattatacatgtgATGGCATTTAAATGTCAGTGTCAATTAAAaaatgatctggggtgctttttccctcaatgaaccaatggagcttcaggttgtgcaggggcgtcaaacggcagctggctacgtggagatgttgcaggggcgtccctcatgactgatGGTCCTTGTCTGCGTAGTAATGGCTGCGTTTTTCAACAAGAAAACGCTGCGGTTcataatgcctgcctgacaagggacttcttccagaggagtaacctcactcttttggaccatcatgCGTGTtgcccatttcttctttttgcatttttaagctctGCTCTACTTAGAAGCTCTGTAAGATCcaagagtgcaaaatgtaaattcttgaaatttttcaactggtcttcaacAGTCATTTTTGCACATGTATAGagctgtgtgtatatatatatatatatatatatatatatatatatatatatatatatatatatatatatatatatatatatatatatatatacatgtcaTATTAATTACACCAGTACGCCTGTAAAGTTGTTAAAAAGTTTCCTCGTTAGTGGTTTTCTCTCTGGAGAAAAATGTCAATCTGTTTGTCCCTCAGTATTGAGTCGTTGCTGCCTGTTCCTGTTGGTTTAGCTGTCGTGTGCCTTCCAATGCAGCAGGGGGCGCTACTTTCTGAGGTGGCCTGTGGTTGAAGCATCTCAACGGGTAAAGTTCCCCCCGACAGTACGGAAGAGTGCCGTTGAATCCGAGAGGAAAGGTTGCAAAATACCCGTTAAAATGGTAAGAAAATGTAACGATATGTGATCGTATCCATCTGTGTCTATGAGAACGTGTAGAATGTTGACATTAGATAAGTGTTTGCAGCGGGTTAATGGTCGGATGGCGTGTGATAAATACCGGGGGTGGATTGCTTCCAGCGTGGCGCTTCAGTGCCTGACGAAACTCATCTGTTCGGCTAAACATTGAAGCCCGGTCACTTTTAAACCTAGCAAAGTCCCATTGCATGCATCAACAAGCACTCCAAAGTGTGTACTATTTACATAAAGTCGCCAATTTGACGCTTCTTTTTCCTGCTTGGCAGGCATTGATGAAAGCTTGATTTGTTTGCAGGGTTTCGTCAAAGTGGTGAAGAACAAGGCTTACTTCAAGAGATATGAAGTTAAATTCAGACGAAGGAGAGGTATTTATTGTTCAATAGTCACACAAGCTGATGTTTGTCATTCAGTATGATGAAACTTAATGTATATAGTGCCGAATTTCGTTAAAAGTAGGGTATATTGATGCAAATGTAAAACTAtcactattatttattatgtctttGCCTTGTGTCAGTGTAGCCTCATGCTAATACTTGTTGTTTGTTCGTCCTAGAGGGCAAAACAGACTTCTATGCCCGCAAACGCTTGGTTGTACAAGACAAGAACAAGTACAACACACCCAAGTATCGTCTGATCGTTCGATTGTCCAACAGGGACATCTGCTGCCAGGTCAGCGGTTGAAAGATTTGACCTATTATTATGCTCTGACAAAttacttcactctttttttgtgtttttgtgtgtgtgtcttgacaGATTGCCTATGCAAAAATTGAAGGCGACCACATTGTGTCTGCTGCGTACTCCCATGAGCTGCCTAAATATGGCATCCCTGTGGGTCTCACTAACTACGCTGCGGCGTACTGCACTGGGCTGCTGCTGGCCCGCAGGGTAAGGATGCACCAGTAAAGTGGCACTTGCCGTAAAACGGTCTTGATTAGATGGATTGTAGTTGTACTTCGCTGCtggaatttcacggcttcactcttttcacggtttttcaaaataaattaagaaaTTATGACTGCTTtttggttgactacggcctattagcCAACAAAACCCTGCATGTATAAGCCATTTATATGTATTCTTGgtttaaataaagcattttcaagcataaacgtgtcgaaatgaaccaaaatacaaatataagccattctgAAGATGTGAGATGTaatattctgcactggtcactaggtgtcagtcatgttacattgatgagacaacagatGTACATGGGtcagaaaactctccaaatgCCAAAGCTATTCATTTTGACCTGGAGCTAATAGGATAGATGCATTTATGGTATGTCAAATGTTATATCTGCTTTGGGAATCGCTTCATCCTCCTAaggagtgtttttctttttcctagTTGCTGCACAAGTTTGGCATGGATCAGGTATACGAGGGGCAGGTGGAGGTGACGGGCGACGAGTTCAATGTGGAGAGCGTGGACGGTCGTCCGGGGGCCTTCACCTGTTACCTGGATGCAGGCCTGGCCAGAACCACCACGGGAAACAAAGTGTTTGGAGCGCTGAAGGGGGCAGTGGACGGAGGACTGGCCATTCCTCACAGGTCAGctggaatatactgtacagttggACGTGATTGGCGACCTCTGAAGTCCACTGTGTGCTGCTTCTCGATGATGACCCAAAGCAGGCTGAGCTAAATGTGGTTGGTCCTTCATTTGCATTGGCTGATGTTTACTGTCATTTCAAGACGGGGCTGAGAGAAGCAACAATGGTTTATTCATCGTGTTAATTACCTGCTGAAGTTAGTTTATATCAGAGCACCGAAACTCCGAGACGCGTTGAACCGTTCATCATTCCGCTGCACACCACCAATCAACATGTGACACTTCTTCTCCCGTCTTGCTCCTAGCCTGAGACGCTTCCCCGGTTACGACACAGAGAGCAAAGATTTTAATGCCGAGGTGCATCGGAAACACATTATGGGCATGAACGTGGCCGACTACATGTCCTACCTgatggaggaggacgaggaggcgTACAAGAGGCAGTTTTCTCGCTTCATCAAGAACGGAGTTGCACCTGACACGGTACGTTCAAGGAACGGGGACACATGGTGGTTACTCCGAGAGGGAATGAACTTTGTGgtggcattttttgtttttatctatTCGActaatctctcgtttattgcAGGTAATTGATTttagacccgactgtgataagtgaatttccgagaaGTAGGATTCCCTTTGATAGATgaaatactttcatagttaaagcatagaaagcctgttcaACATTCTAAATGCGGTTTTTGACattcttagagccctctagacatgaactaacacccctatagtcacccttacactcgtattacccaatacagtagacataataatagtaaataagcaGTTtgagatataaataagactcgtgtttgtgtgtgttgctgtaaatgtgttccggtggcgcggacaggaagtgacgtcaggggttcagagtcgagttttagcttggcgtgggttacggctgcagcagtagcctgtgtttttattaggggttaTTGTGTCTATTGTGAGAATTTAAaactgcaatgaaagcctgctGTTCAAACCTGGTGCTCATGTGTCTCTCaaaacattactgacccctagtgaccagtgtggaatacgaCATaacatcacagcgtctttgatttagtgcatttagccatttttatgcttgaaaacactACATTTAGGCAAGAAATACGTACAGTTTGCTTcagtatgcacatttttttgtagtAATGGGtggtattcaaccatgaaacagtgcgATTTATTAAtctaattttgaaaaaacgtgagtgaagctgtgaaattggaACCGTAAAGTGtcttcattttgtaaaatgaaGACAGCGTTTTGCGGTTTCAACATTTAAGCGTTTTTTCTTGGCATTGTGACAGGGGCAGCGttgcagcttgagaaaaataaagaaccttttttttttttaaatcggctAATCGTACTTCAGTTATGTTAAAGGCCAAAATCAATGGATTTTAATTCCCAGCGTGAGAGTAAAGTCAGCAGAAAACTGAGAAACTGAGCTCCAGAAAATCAGGCTTTTGGGGGAGTAGAAGAAGCTAATCAAAACTGATGTGCAAGGACAGGCCACacggatattttttttaaataaatgtgtcgATTATTGTGGTCAAGTCAAATTATTTGTTTGACTTGATGTTGCAGCTGCTGGAATTAGTTGCTATTTGTCCACCAGGGTGCACAGTCCGTTTGAAAcagggtttttattttttttcttcctgatgGAAAGGAAATTAAAGTTGGCTCTTAGCAGCTGAAACCGCTAAACATGCAGTTTTTCTACACACAAGTATCACAATCAAATTAACTGTTATTTGTAAGCACAAATGATGACTCATCCGTTTTTTTACCCATCCTGGCACTGCTTCTCTGATGGTCCCGACGTTGCTGAGCAAAACGTACGGGTGATGTTGGCTTTCGTTTCAAGACGGGACTGAGAGGAGCATAATTGAGCGCGACACACTGACAGGGCGTTTACTTGTGTTCTTTTCAGGTAGaggaaatgtacaagaaagCACATGCCGCCATCAGAGCAAACCCTGTTCACGAAAAGAAACCTAAAAGAGAAGTCCAAAAGAAGAGGTAggtgttatttttgtgttttattttctttcaaatGAAGTGACACAACCTCGCATGCCTCACATGGAAATTTTGGCTTTGTGACGTGAAGCCAAGTCACGCAACAGGTGAAAAATGGCCGCTTCCCCAGTCACCGCTAACTGTCCTGAATGCTAATGGCGGTTCTTGCTCCTCTTTCTGGGCAGGTGGAATCGCTCCAAGTTGTCTCTGGCGCAAAGGAAGGACCGCGTCGCCCAGAAAAAAGCCAGCTTCTTACGAGCGCAAGAACGGGAAGCAGGGGACGGTTAGCGTTAGCTCCATATGCAACACTAGTAAATTTGTTACAAACTCGACTCTTTGTTGTGTCTTCAGTGATACTTGGAGGAATGCTGGTGACAGTTTATTCCTTCACATTGGTCCCATTGCACATTTTACTTTACCCACTTAATGACTCAAAAAGAAAGAAGGCAGGTGATAtgatatttaaaacaaaaaaacgcaaaaTTGTCATTGTGCAAAATCATGCGTTAACATCTTTGTCCACCcagcagcacacaactttctggGTATCATGGCgcattttacaagtttacaaAGTTACTTCATTATCAGGTGTGTCTTTAGTGTCGAgcacactgtatatacagcgTTCAATTCATAAAGATCTTCACTCGTGTGTAACATTCAGCAGATGATTTCAGCATGTTTTCTATGGCACTGTGATGGGTCAAACCCAAAAGTGATACAGTACATTTTCTCGTGGAAAAATACAACATTCACAAATGACTACACATCTCTGTGATCAAGACGATTGATATTCACCTTCTTTCGCATCATTAATGACCAAGGCATCAAAAGGAGGCAGTGTCACCAGGTGATGAT
This sequence is a window from Dunckerocampus dactyliophorus isolate RoL2022-P2 chromosome 2, RoL_Ddac_1.1, whole genome shotgun sequence. Protein-coding genes within it:
- the rpl5a gene encoding 60S ribosomal protein L5a isoform X1, with product MDVKKAAHYFLLIVCLCACLQGKRLFGRCCLLPTRNSLVLLPSPSSVILRGRYFLRWPVVEASQRVKFPPTVRKSAVESERKGCKIPVKMGFVKVVKNKAYFKRYEVKFRRRREGKTDFYARKRLVVQDKNKYNTPKYRLIVRLSNRDICCQIAYAKIEGDHIVSAAYSHELPKYGIPVGLTNYAAAYCTGLLLARRLLHKFGMDQVYEGQVEVTGDEFNVESVDGRPGAFTCYLDAGLARTTTGNKVFGALKGAVDGGLAIPHSLRRFPGYDTESKDFNAEVHRKHIMGMNVADYMSYLMEEDEEAYKRQFSRFIKNGVAPDTVEEMYKKAHAAIRANPVHEKKPKREVQKKRWNRSKLSLAQRKDRVAQKKASFLRAQEREAGDG
- the rpl5a gene encoding 60S ribosomal protein L5a isoform X3 codes for the protein MDVKKAAHYFLLIVCLCACLQGKRLFGRCCLLPTRNSLVLLPSPSSVILRGRYFLRWPVVEASQRVKFPPTVRKSAVESERKGCKIPVKMIAYAKIEGDHIVSAAYSHELPKYGIPVGLTNYAAAYCTGLLLARRLLHKFGMDQVYEGQVEVTGDEFNVESVDGRPGAFTCYLDAGLARTTTGNKVFGALKGAVDGGLAIPHSLRRFPGYDTESKDFNAEVHRKHIMGMNVADYMSYLMEEDEEAYKRQFSRFIKNGVAPDTVEEMYKKAHAAIRANPVHEKKPKREVQKKRWNRSKLSLAQRKDRVAQKKASFLRAQEREAGDG
- the rpl5a gene encoding 60S ribosomal protein L5a isoform X2, which produces MSSGQEAVWKMLPVADAQLSGFAAFAIFGHPLSCAFQCSRGRYFLRWPVVEASQRVKFPPTVRKSAVESERKGCKIPVKMGFVKVVKNKAYFKRYEVKFRRRREGKTDFYARKRLVVQDKNKYNTPKYRLIVRLSNRDICCQIAYAKIEGDHIVSAAYSHELPKYGIPVGLTNYAAAYCTGLLLARRLLHKFGMDQVYEGQVEVTGDEFNVESVDGRPGAFTCYLDAGLARTTTGNKVFGALKGAVDGGLAIPHSLRRFPGYDTESKDFNAEVHRKHIMGMNVADYMSYLMEEDEEAYKRQFSRFIKNGVAPDTVEEMYKKAHAAIRANPVHEKKPKREVQKKRWNRSKLSLAQRKDRVAQKKASFLRAQEREAGDG